A region from the Poecilia reticulata strain Guanapo linkage group LG12, Guppy_female_1.0+MT, whole genome shotgun sequence genome encodes:
- the homer1 gene encoding homer protein homolog 1 isoform X2, translating to MGEQPIFSTRAHVFQIDPSTKKNWVPTSKHAVTVSYFFDSTRNVYRIISLDGSKAIINSTITPNMTFTKTSQKFGQWADSRANTVYGLGFSSESHLSKFAEKFAEFKEAARLAKEKSQEKTELSSTPSQESAPGDLQSPLTPESINGTDEDRVTPNTPKHSEARAEPPQNALPFSHSSSSINKHWEAELAALKGNNAKLTAALLESTANVKQWKQQLAAYQEEAERLHKRVTELECVSGQTTVNKSQKTELNRTIEELEAALRAKEEELERLKEEVESANEFKFQKDSLTQKLKETESRNQTLEAQLSDLEQRLESSQLEREAYMKSLRSLLELLDSKIFELTELRDTLAKLVEGS from the exons TGAGCAGCCCATCTTCAGTACGCGGGCCCACGTCTTCCAGATCGACCCGAGCACCAAGAAGAACTGGGTTCCTACCAGTAAGCACGCCGTCACAGTCTCCTACTTCTTCGACAGTACCAGGAATGTGTATCGGATCATCAGTCTGGATGGCTCCAAG GCTATCATCAACAGCACCATCACCCCCAACATGACCTTCACCAAGACGTCGCAGAAGTTCGGCCAGTGGGCCGACAGCCGGGCCAACACCGTCTACGGCCTCGGCTTCTCGTCCGAGAGTCACTTGAGCAAG TTTGCGGAAAAATTTGCAGAGTTCAAGGAAGCGGCCCGGTTAGCGAAGGAGAAGTCCCAGGAGAAGACGGAGCTCAGCAGTACGCCCTCGCAG GAATCTGCGCCAGGTGACCTCCAGTCACCTTTGACCCCAGAAAGCATCAACGGTACAGACGAGGACAGAGTCACACCCAACACGCCGAAGCACAGCGAAGCCAGAGCAGAACCTCCCCAAAACGCTTTACCGTTCTCTCACAG TTCCTCCAGCATCAACAAGCACTGGGAGGCCGAGCTGGCGGCGCTGAAGGGGAACAACGCCAAGCTGACGGCGGCGCTGCTCGAGTCCACGGCCAACGTCAAGCAGTGGAAGCAGCAGCTGGCGGCCTATCAGGAGGAGGCGGAGCGGCTGCACAAGCGG GTGACGGAGCTGGAGTGCGTGAGCGGCCAAACGACGGTCAACAAGTCTCAGAAAACGGAGCTGAACAGAACAATAGAGGAGCTGGAGGCGGCGCTGAGGGCCAAGGAGGAG GAGCTGGAGAGACTtaaggaggaggtggagagtGCCAACGAGTTTAAGTTTCAAAAAGACTCCCTGACACAGAAACTAAAG GAGACGGAGTCGAGGAACCAGACGCTGGAGGCGCAGCTGAGCGACCTGGAGCAGCGCCTGGAGAGCAGCCAGCTGGAGCGGGAAGCCTACATGAAGAGCCTGCGCtccctgctggagctgctggacaGCAAGATCTTCGAGCTGACGGAGCTGCGGGACACGCTGGCCAAGCTGGTGGAGGGCAGCTAG
- the homer1 gene encoding homer protein homolog 1 isoform X1: MGEQPIFSTRAHVFQIDPSTKKNWVPTSKHAVTVSYFFDSTRNVYRIISLDGSKAIINSTITPNMTFTKTSQKFGQWADSRANTVYGLGFSSESHLSKFAEKFAEFKEAARLAKEKSQEKTELSSTPSQGGAIKRNVLSVNKPGKKKESAPGDLQSPLTPESINGTDEDRVTPNTPKHSEARAEPPQNALPFSHSSSSINKHWEAELAALKGNNAKLTAALLESTANVKQWKQQLAAYQEEAERLHKRVTELECVSGQTTVNKSQKTELNRTIEELEAALRAKEEELERLKEEVESANEFKFQKDSLTQKLKETESRNQTLEAQLSDLEQRLESSQLEREAYMKSLRSLLELLDSKIFELTELRDTLAKLVEGS, encoded by the exons TGAGCAGCCCATCTTCAGTACGCGGGCCCACGTCTTCCAGATCGACCCGAGCACCAAGAAGAACTGGGTTCCTACCAGTAAGCACGCCGTCACAGTCTCCTACTTCTTCGACAGTACCAGGAATGTGTATCGGATCATCAGTCTGGATGGCTCCAAG GCTATCATCAACAGCACCATCACCCCCAACATGACCTTCACCAAGACGTCGCAGAAGTTCGGCCAGTGGGCCGACAGCCGGGCCAACACCGTCTACGGCCTCGGCTTCTCGTCCGAGAGTCACTTGAGCAAG TTTGCGGAAAAATTTGCAGAGTTCAAGGAAGCGGCCCGGTTAGCGAAGGAGAAGTCCCAGGAGAAGACGGAGCTCAGCAGTACGCCCTCGCAG GGTGGCGCTATAAAGCGGAATGTGTTATCTGTCAACAAACCTGGTAAAAAGAAG GAATCTGCGCCAGGTGACCTCCAGTCACCTTTGACCCCAGAAAGCATCAACGGTACAGACGAGGACAGAGTCACACCCAACACGCCGAAGCACAGCGAAGCCAGAGCAGAACCTCCCCAAAACGCTTTACCGTTCTCTCACAG TTCCTCCAGCATCAACAAGCACTGGGAGGCCGAGCTGGCGGCGCTGAAGGGGAACAACGCCAAGCTGACGGCGGCGCTGCTCGAGTCCACGGCCAACGTCAAGCAGTGGAAGCAGCAGCTGGCGGCCTATCAGGAGGAGGCGGAGCGGCTGCACAAGCGG GTGACGGAGCTGGAGTGCGTGAGCGGCCAAACGACGGTCAACAAGTCTCAGAAAACGGAGCTGAACAGAACAATAGAGGAGCTGGAGGCGGCGCTGAGGGCCAAGGAGGAG GAGCTGGAGAGACTtaaggaggaggtggagagtGCCAACGAGTTTAAGTTTCAAAAAGACTCCCTGACACAGAAACTAAAG GAGACGGAGTCGAGGAACCAGACGCTGGAGGCGCAGCTGAGCGACCTGGAGCAGCGCCTGGAGAGCAGCCAGCTGGAGCGGGAAGCCTACATGAAGAGCCTGCGCtccctgctggagctgctggacaGCAAGATCTTCGAGCTGACGGAGCTGCGGGACACGCTGGCCAAGCTGGTGGAGGGCAGCTAG